A stretch of the Azospirillum brasilense genome encodes the following:
- a CDS encoding metal ABC transporter ATP-binding protein encodes MTGPAILFDAVGLILGRTVILDGVSLRVAAGTVHALVGPNGGGKSSLIRALLGQAPHRGTIRLDWPGDGPGTIAYVPQSVEFDRGLPLTVEDFLAVLCQRRPAFLGPDHRMNYGAALDRVGMAGKARRRFGALSGGERQRVLLAQALIPAPDLIVLDEPMTALDEAGIAIFETLLAELSAAGTTVLWVEHDLAQVRRLATRVTGLNRRVLFDGAPLEMLSPERVFDLFSAVPRRTEAERIAS; translated from the coding sequence GTGACGGGTCCCGCCATCCTGTTCGACGCGGTGGGCCTGATACTGGGGCGCACGGTGATCCTCGACGGCGTGTCCCTGCGCGTCGCGGCGGGCACCGTTCACGCGCTGGTCGGTCCCAACGGTGGCGGCAAGTCGTCGCTGATCCGCGCCCTGCTCGGGCAGGCGCCGCACCGCGGGACGATCCGGCTCGACTGGCCGGGCGACGGGCCGGGCACCATCGCCTATGTGCCGCAATCGGTCGAGTTCGACCGCGGGCTGCCGCTGACGGTGGAGGATTTCCTGGCCGTGCTGTGCCAGCGCCGCCCCGCCTTCCTCGGGCCGGACCACCGCATGAACTACGGCGCGGCGCTGGACCGCGTCGGCATGGCCGGCAAGGCCCGCCGCCGCTTCGGCGCCCTGTCGGGGGGCGAGCGGCAGCGCGTCCTGCTCGCCCAGGCGCTGATCCCGGCGCCGGACCTGATCGTGCTGGACGAGCCGATGACCGCGCTCGACGAGGCCGGGATCGCCATCTTCGAAACGCTGCTGGCCGAGCTGTCCGCCGCCGGGACCACCGTCCTGTGGGTCGAGCACGATCTGGCCCAGGTGCGCCGGCTGGCGACGCGGGTGACCGGCCTGAACCGGCGCGTGCTGTTCGACGGCGCCCCGCTGGAGATGCTGTCGCCGGAGCGGGTGTTCGACCTGTTCTCGGCCGTTCCCCGCCGCACCGAAGCCGAGAGGATCGCGTCATGA
- a CDS encoding metal ABC transporter solute-binding protein, Zn/Mn family, with the protein MSILPNRGPNCGPNRRLILAGALAAAAMSAAVVPVRAVAAPAGRRRFGVTLHPYYSYVANIVGDAAEVVPVIPAGFNPHAYEPRPEDIQRIGGLDAIVLNGIGHDDFAGRMIAASAKPSLPVVESNADVPLLPAAGTAARAAGKVVNPHSFLSITNSVLQVSTIARELGRLDPDNAAAYAANARTYSRRLRQLRADALAKLATAGTASLRVATIHGAYDYLLREFGLEVSAVVEPAHGIEPSPAQLAETIATMRKLDVQVIFSELNFPSAYVETIRRETGIRLYAFSHISHGDYAPDLFEREMARNLDTLVLAMAEAAP; encoded by the coding sequence ATGAGCATCCTTCCAAACCGCGGCCCAAACTGCGGCCCGAACCGCCGCCTGATCCTGGCCGGCGCCCTGGCCGCCGCAGCCATGTCCGCCGCCGTCGTGCCCGTCCGCGCCGTCGCGGCTCCCGCCGGACGCCGCCGCTTCGGCGTCACCCTGCACCCCTACTATTCCTACGTCGCCAACATCGTCGGCGACGCGGCCGAGGTGGTGCCGGTCATCCCGGCCGGCTTCAACCCGCACGCCTACGAGCCGCGCCCGGAGGACATCCAGCGCATCGGCGGGCTGGACGCCATCGTGCTGAACGGCATCGGGCACGACGATTTCGCCGGGCGGATGATCGCCGCCTCGGCGAAGCCGTCGCTGCCGGTCGTCGAATCCAACGCCGACGTGCCGCTGCTGCCCGCCGCGGGAACGGCGGCGCGGGCGGCGGGGAAGGTGGTCAACCCGCACAGCTTCCTGTCGATCACCAATTCGGTCCTCCAGGTCTCGACCATCGCGCGCGAGCTGGGGCGGCTCGACCCGGACAACGCCGCCGCCTACGCCGCCAACGCCCGGACCTATTCCCGCCGCTTGCGTCAGCTGCGGGCCGACGCGCTGGCGAAGCTGGCGACGGCCGGCACCGCCAGCCTCCGCGTCGCCACCATCCACGGCGCCTACGACTACCTGCTGCGCGAATTCGGGCTGGAGGTCTCCGCCGTCGTCGAGCCCGCCCACGGCATCGAGCCCAGCCCGGCCCAGCTCGCCGAGACCATCGCGACGATGCGCAAGCTCGACGTGCAGGTGATCTTCTCGGAACTGAACTTCCCCAGCGCCTATGTCGAGACGATCCGGCGCGAGACCGGCATCCGGCTCTACGCCTTCTCCCACATTTCGCATGGCGACTACGCGCCGGACCTGTTCGAGCGCGAGATGGCCCGGAACCTCGACACGCTGGTGCTGGCGATGGCCGAGGCGGCGCCGTGA
- a CDS encoding DUF6162 family protein has product MHHQIVRRAGAERETLWVLLAAGAILASATLAVGLRAAPDADAPLAAHLIDSRTGLTAAEQGLYADLKAAGEEIAALRTAEGRVPTPEELASEALPPFAADPSAAARGGHAWTLAETGDGVAYAGVSAAPELAGSLVLRLDGHGADIWLKRAAEAPPAPPEDAALSAAGWKRIVSTFTAGVTR; this is encoded by the coding sequence ATGCATCACCAGATCGTCCGCCGCGCCGGGGCCGAGCGCGAGACCCTGTGGGTCCTGCTGGCCGCCGGCGCCATTCTCGCGTCCGCCACCCTGGCGGTCGGGCTGCGCGCCGCCCCGGACGCGGACGCCCCGCTGGCCGCCCACCTCATCGACTCCCGCACCGGCCTGACCGCCGCCGAGCAGGGTCTCTACGCCGACCTGAAGGCGGCGGGGGAGGAGATCGCCGCCCTGCGGACGGCGGAGGGCCGGGTGCCGACGCCGGAGGAGCTGGCCTCCGAGGCACTGCCGCCCTTCGCCGCCGATCCCAGCGCCGCGGCACGCGGCGGGCACGCCTGGACCCTTGCCGAGACCGGCGATGGGGTCGCCTATGCCGGCGTCTCCGCCGCGCCGGAACTGGCCGGCTCCCTGGTCCTGCGGCTGGACGGCCATGGCGCCGACATCTGGCTGAAGCGCGCCGCCGAAGCCCCGCCCGCCCCGCCGGAGGACGCGGCCCTGTCCGCCGCCGGCTGGAAGCGGATCGTCTCCACCTTCACCGCCGGGGTGACCCGATGA